Proteins from a genomic interval of Rosa chinensis cultivar Old Blush chromosome 2, RchiOBHm-V2, whole genome shotgun sequence:
- the LOC112188377 gene encoding probable disease resistance protein At5g66900, with protein sequence MVLVRGEALEASFVALYDAIKEVNEHHLMFKALLGDIRSTLDSIEPLIKETAEDDKELDFPEDELQNFGVQMEEGIELIRKCSKVGPLSTYKKYKYTNKLGELGKSLQRLLDILKVHSIRDVKKTLVTIKNIETKVQQIDVNIGIQNNSSESIEGSCAIPEPPPLVVGLDGPLKELKMKLFSDEISMLVLTAPGGCGKTTLATKFCQDGDVRDKFKNNIFFVTVSKKPNLNLIVEELYQRKGSQVPDFQHEVIALNWLYEFLNQMGQDPLLLVLDDVWSESEFLLEKFDEWRMSNCKILVTSRFAFPRFGSPYNLKSLSDEDAFALFNHSAYLGDVRSHVPEDLARQVIKHCKGFPLAITVVGRSLCGQPIEIWQKRLIEWTKGSSILDSDHDLLVCLQSSLDALEKQSITIKECFLDLGSFPEDQRIPATTLIDIWAESYKIDEDWLCIANLCELTNRNLATLIITRKDPREVDGYYSEHFVTLHDIIRELAIYQSSVESIEQRKRLIIDMSGDNFPEWWTEQKCQPINAHLLSISTDGDFSSKWLNMQLPQAEVLILNFQSKKYALPEFVEKMDKLKVLIVTKYGLLPAELDNFPLLGSLSNLKRIRLERIAIPSMSKTPVQLKSLEKISLFMCKVGQAFDNCSIELFNLLPNVVEMNIDYCNDLVKLPAMLCDLICLKKLSITNSHKLSVLPEEIGKLVNLKVLRLRSCTELSELPDSIRNLKLLNFLDISDCFSMKELPEHIGEMCCLETLNMRQCSRLQELPASVLDLEQLKDVICDEETEILWNPFLPILHNLHIRVVKEDINLNWLHTFPS encoded by the exons A TGGTATTAGTCAGAGGAGAAGCTTTGGAAGCATCATTTGTGGCACTGTATGATGCCATTAAGGAAGTAAATGAACATCATTTGATGTTTAAAGCCCTCCTTGGAGATATCAGATCTACACTAGATTCTATAGAACCACTGATCAAAGAGACAGCAGAGGATGACAAGGAGTTGGATTTTCCAGAGGATGAACTTCAGAATTTTGGAGTACAAATGGAAGAGGGGATTGAGCTAATTCGTAAGTGCTCTAAGGTTGGTCCATTGAGTACttacaaaaaatataaatacaCAAACAAACTAGGTGAACTGGGAAAATCTTTGCAAAGACTGTTGGATATACTGAAAGTGCATAGCATAAGAGATGTGAAGAAAACCTTGGTTACCATAAAGAATATTGAGACTAAGGTCCAGCAAATTGATGTGAATATTGGGATACAAAATAATTCATCTGAAAGTATTGAAGGTTCATGTGCAATACCTGAACCTCCACCACTTGTAGTTGGATTGGATGGGCCTTTGAAGGAATTGAAGATGAAGCTTTTCAGTGATGAGATATCAATGCTTGTGCTAACTGCTCCTGGAGGATGTGGGAAAACTACATTGGCAACGAAGTTTTGTCAAGATGGAGACGTCAGAg ATAAATTCAAGAACAATATCTTCTTTGTAACTGTTTCCAAGAAGCCCAACTTAAACCTTATTGTAGAAGAGCTATATCAACGCAAGGGTTCCCAGGTACCCGATTTCCAACATGAAGTAATTGCACTTAATTGGCTGTACGAATTTCTAAACCAAATGGGACAAGATCCTTTACTATTGGTTTTGGATGATGTTTGGTCTGAATCTGAATTTCTTCTTGAGAAGTTTGATGAATGGAGAATGTCTAACTGCAAGATCTTGGTGACATCAAGGTTTGCATTTCCAAGATTTGGTTCTCCATATAATTTGAAATCATTGAGTGATGAAGATGCATTTGCTCTTTTTAATCATTCAGCATACTTGGGAGATGTTCGCTCTCATGTTCCAGAAGACCTTGCAAGACAG GTAATAAAACATTGTAAAGGATTTCCTCTTGCAATTACAGTGGTTGGAAGATCACTTTGTGGGCAGCCTATAGAGATCTGGCAAAAAAGATTAATTGAATGGACTAAAGGTTCATCTATTCTTGATTCTGATCATGATTTGCTTGTTTGCCTCCAAAGCAGCCTTGATGCCTTGGAGAAACAAAGTATTACCATCAAGGAATGTTTCCTAGACCTTGGTTCATTTCCAGAAGACCAAAGAATACCTGCTACTACCCTCATTGATATATGGGCGGAGTCATATAAAATAGATGAAGACTGGCTTTGCATTGCAAACCTCTGTGAACTCACCAATAGAAATCTGGCTACTCTTATAATCACAAG GAAGGACCCCAGGGAGGTGGATGGCTATTACAGTGAACATTTTGTTACTCTGCATGACATTATTAGAGAATTGGCTATCTATCAGTCAAGTGTGGAATCAATAGAACAGAGAAAAAGGCTGATAATAGATATGTCTGGAGACAATTTTCCCGAGTGGTGGACGGAACAGAAATGTCAACCCATCAATGCTCACCTTTTATCTATCTCGACAG ATGGAGACTTCTCATCTAAATGGCTCAACATGCAACTACCACAAGCAGAGGTTCTAATTCTGAACTTTCAGTCAAAGAAGTATGCCTTACCTGAATTTGTGGAGAAAATGGACAAATTAAAGGTTCTGATAGTCACAAAATACGGTCTTTTACCTGCTGAATTGGATAACTTTCCATTACTTGGTTCATTATCAAATCTAAAGAGAATTAGATTAGAACGAATAGcaataccttccatgagcaagACCCCTGTACAGTTGAAGAGTTTAGAAAAGATATCATTATTCATGTGCAAAGTGGGTCAAGCCTTTGACAACTGTTCCATCGAACTTTTTAATCTATTGCCAAATGTAGTGGAAATGAACATTGATTActgcaatgatttggtgaaatTGCCCGCCATGCTTTGTGACCTGATTTGCCTGAAAAAGCTTAGTATCACCAATTCTCACAAGCTATCTGTCTTACCTGAAGAAATAGGAAAGTTAGTGAACTTAAAAGTGTTGAGGCTTAGGTCTTGTACTGAATTGTCAGAGCTGCCAGACTCGATTCGGAACCTCAAATTGTTAAATTTTCTGGACATATCTGATTGCTTTAGTATGAAGGAGCTTCCTGAACATATTGGTGAAATGTGCTGCTTAGAAACGCTAAATATGAGACAATGCTCAAGACTGCAAGAGTTGCCTGCATCAGTTTTGGATCTTGAACAGTTGAAGGATGTGATTTGTGATGAAGAGACTGAAATATTATGGAACCCCTTCTTACCCATTCTCCACAACTTACATATCAGGGTAGTGAAAGAAGATATTAACCTGAATTGGCTCCACACGTTTCCATCTTGA